The proteins below are encoded in one region of Penaeus chinensis breed Huanghai No. 1 chromosome 25, ASM1920278v2, whole genome shotgun sequence:
- the LOC125038574 gene encoding formimidoyltransferase-cyclodeaminase-like encodes MSRQLVACMLNVSEARRKDVVEKIAKEALAAVNPPRVKPISSDWAINATVLNIFQDIDYNRSVITLVSSEDCIGPCVEAACEKAYELIDLSHHEGVHPRLGAVDLVPLHPISEGVSLPNLGQVARGTLKYHQTPHGYIKQEMVCKIKQYQYLSLFLFLLLGIMQYHKIFEISQDKAWCI; translated from the exons atgtctCGCCAGCTCGTTGCCTGCATGTTGAACGTCTCAGAAGCGAGGAGGAAAGATGTCGTGGAGAAAATCGCCAAGGAGGCTCTGGCTGCCGTGAATCCGCCAAGGGTCAAGCCGATCTCCTCTGACTGGGCTATCAACGCCACGGTTCTCAATATATTTCAGGACATTGACTACAACAGATCGGTTATTACCTTAGTTTCCAGTGAGGATTGTATAG GCCCTTGTGTAGAAGCAGCGTGTGAAAAGGCCTATGAGCTGATAGACCTCAGCCACCACGAGGGCGTCCATCCGAGGCTGGGTGCTGTGGACCTCGTGCCTCTTCACCCCATTTCAGAGGGCGTTTCTCTGCCTAACCTCGGCCAGGTTGCGCGTG GTACTCTGAAATATCACCAAACACCTCATGGCTACATCAAGCAGGAAATGGTCTGTAAAAttaaacaatatcaatatttaagcttgtttctgtttcttcttttaggGATTATGCAATATCATAAAATATTTGAAATTAGCCAGGATAAAGCTTGGTGTATATAA
- the LOC125038468 gene encoding BTB/POZ domain-containing protein 6-A-like isoform X2, giving the protein MHWRCWRKRRSYNLFENEDGSDVILMVGDEGYRERVPAHSWVLSAENPYFRAMFQGPLADRHKKTYDIPNDPKGFQNLLKWLYRHECGIQSIDSALITLQVAIQYLCPELAELCVEYIGKHLTVGNVLKVLQYTWRYCPSQQCSDQSQANLDPSTAPSAPSLEALEGTSKPETNSYGASDPKPHQPSSQHTIHSMSQLQDIMDDSEFQDPTACCSDLFNVCLDVVDRGTQSVLSTEFLEELDSTTFQLILKRSTLNVPNELKVFQALQRWSTAECKRRMLPLTPDNRRAVLGNLLYHVRFLCMNNEQLQQTTSLLTADEFNYLAARISGHNPVKVPPTLSPYLVTMSTPRCHKPLGLLQSGSSSTDGKSKKKNSSGKKKYTKKELVLDVVSCLAVLFD; this is encoded by the exons CAACTTGTTCGAGAATGAGGACGGCAGCGACGTCATCCTGATGGTGGGCGACGAGGGGTATCGAGAGAGGGTCCCCGCCCACTCCTGGGTCCTTTCCGCCGAGAACCCGTACTTCCGGGCCATGTTCCAGGGGCCCCTCGCCGACAGGCACAAGAAGACCTACGACATCCCCAATGACCCGAAGGGCTTTCAGAACCTGCTGAA ATGGTTATACCGTCACGAGTGTGGAATCCAGAGCATTGACAGTGCACTCATCACTCTCCAAGTTGCCATACAGTATCTCTGCCCAGAATTAGCTGAGCTGTGTGTGGAGTACATTGGGAAGCACTTGACTGTTGGGAATGTCCTCAAGGTGCTACAGTACACTTGGCGTTACTGTCCCTCACAACAGTGCTCCGATCAGAGTCAAGCAAACCTCGACCCCTCGACTGCCCCGTCTGCACCCAGTCTAGAGGCCCTGGAAGGAACCTCCAAGCCAGAAACAAACAGTTATGGTGCCAGTGACCCCAAGCCACACCAACCATCATCGCAGCACACCATCCACAGTATGTCGCAGTTACAAGATATCATGGATGACTCGGAGTTTCAGGATCCAACTGCCTGTTGTAGTGATTTATTCAATGTCTGTCTAGATGTAGTTGACAGAGGAACTCAGTCAGTCCTCAGTACAGAATTCTTAGAGGAACTTGACTCCACTACCTTTCAGCTCATCCTAAAGAGATCCACACTAAATGTGCCCAATGAACTGAAGGTGTTCCAGGCACTGCAACGGTGGTCAACAGCAGAGTGCAAGCGCCGCATGCTCCCCCTCACCCCTGACAACAGAAGAGCTGTGCTTGGCAATCTTTTGTACCATGTACGATTTTTATGTATGAACAATGAGCAACTGCAACAGACTACAAGCCTATTAACTGCAGATGAGTTTAATTATTTAGCTGCTCGCATCTCTGGTCACAACCCAGTGAAAGtgccacccaccctctctccgtaCTTAGTAACAATGTCAACACCTCGCTGCCATAAGCCCTTGGGGTTACTTCAGTCAGGCTCAAGTAGTACAGATggcaagagcaagaaaaagaacagCAGTGGCAAGAAAAAGTACACTAAGAAGGAGCTTGTGTTGGACGTTGTATCTTGTCTGGCAGTTTTGTTTGATTAG
- the LOC125038468 gene encoding BTB/POZ domain-containing protein 6-A-like isoform X1: MRNFVYYTVMGPCKWVQLSLHLIRGRSYNLFENEDGSDVILMVGDEGYRERVPAHSWVLSAENPYFRAMFQGPLADRHKKTYDIPNDPKGFQNLLKWLYRHECGIQSIDSALITLQVAIQYLCPELAELCVEYIGKHLTVGNVLKVLQYTWRYCPSQQCSDQSQANLDPSTAPSAPSLEALEGTSKPETNSYGASDPKPHQPSSQHTIHSMSQLQDIMDDSEFQDPTACCSDLFNVCLDVVDRGTQSVLSTEFLEELDSTTFQLILKRSTLNVPNELKVFQALQRWSTAECKRRMLPLTPDNRRAVLGNLLYHVRFLCMNNEQLQQTTSLLTADEFNYLAARISGHNPVKVPPTLSPYLVTMSTPRCHKPLGLLQSGSSSTDGKSKKKNSSGKKKYTKKELVLDVVSCLAVLFD, encoded by the exons CAACTTGTTCGAGAATGAGGACGGCAGCGACGTCATCCTGATGGTGGGCGACGAGGGGTATCGAGAGAGGGTCCCCGCCCACTCCTGGGTCCTTTCCGCCGAGAACCCGTACTTCCGGGCCATGTTCCAGGGGCCCCTCGCCGACAGGCACAAGAAGACCTACGACATCCCCAATGACCCGAAGGGCTTTCAGAACCTGCTGAA ATGGTTATACCGTCACGAGTGTGGAATCCAGAGCATTGACAGTGCACTCATCACTCTCCAAGTTGCCATACAGTATCTCTGCCCAGAATTAGCTGAGCTGTGTGTGGAGTACATTGGGAAGCACTTGACTGTTGGGAATGTCCTCAAGGTGCTACAGTACACTTGGCGTTACTGTCCCTCACAACAGTGCTCCGATCAGAGTCAAGCAAACCTCGACCCCTCGACTGCCCCGTCTGCACCCAGTCTAGAGGCCCTGGAAGGAACCTCCAAGCCAGAAACAAACAGTTATGGTGCCAGTGACCCCAAGCCACACCAACCATCATCGCAGCACACCATCCACAGTATGTCGCAGTTACAAGATATCATGGATGACTCGGAGTTTCAGGATCCAACTGCCTGTTGTAGTGATTTATTCAATGTCTGTCTAGATGTAGTTGACAGAGGAACTCAGTCAGTCCTCAGTACAGAATTCTTAGAGGAACTTGACTCCACTACCTTTCAGCTCATCCTAAAGAGATCCACACTAAATGTGCCCAATGAACTGAAGGTGTTCCAGGCACTGCAACGGTGGTCAACAGCAGAGTGCAAGCGCCGCATGCTCCCCCTCACCCCTGACAACAGAAGAGCTGTGCTTGGCAATCTTTTGTACCATGTACGATTTTTATGTATGAACAATGAGCAACTGCAACAGACTACAAGCCTATTAACTGCAGATGAGTTTAATTATTTAGCTGCTCGCATCTCTGGTCACAACCCAGTGAAAGtgccacccaccctctctccgtaCTTAGTAACAATGTCAACACCTCGCTGCCATAAGCCCTTGGGGTTACTTCAGTCAGGCTCAAGTAGTACAGATggcaagagcaagaaaaagaacagCAGTGGCAAGAAAAAGTACACTAAGAAGGAGCTTGTGTTGGACGTTGTATCTTGTCTGGCAGTTTTGTTTGATTAG
- the LOC125038468 gene encoding BTB/POZ domain-containing protein 6-A-like isoform X3 yields the protein MGCFFKRSYNLFENEDGSDVILMVGDEGYRERVPAHSWVLSAENPYFRAMFQGPLADRHKKTYDIPNDPKGFQNLLKWLYRHECGIQSIDSALITLQVAIQYLCPELAELCVEYIGKHLTVGNVLKVLQYTWRYCPSQQCSDQSQANLDPSTAPSAPSLEALEGTSKPETNSYGASDPKPHQPSSQHTIHSMSQLQDIMDDSEFQDPTACCSDLFNVCLDVVDRGTQSVLSTEFLEELDSTTFQLILKRSTLNVPNELKVFQALQRWSTAECKRRMLPLTPDNRRAVLGNLLYHVRFLCMNNEQLQQTTSLLTADEFNYLAARISGHNPVKVPPTLSPYLVTMSTPRCHKPLGLLQSGSSSTDGKSKKKNSSGKKKYTKKELVLDVVSCLAVLFD from the exons CAACTTGTTCGAGAATGAGGACGGCAGCGACGTCATCCTGATGGTGGGCGACGAGGGGTATCGAGAGAGGGTCCCCGCCCACTCCTGGGTCCTTTCCGCCGAGAACCCGTACTTCCGGGCCATGTTCCAGGGGCCCCTCGCCGACAGGCACAAGAAGACCTACGACATCCCCAATGACCCGAAGGGCTTTCAGAACCTGCTGAA ATGGTTATACCGTCACGAGTGTGGAATCCAGAGCATTGACAGTGCACTCATCACTCTCCAAGTTGCCATACAGTATCTCTGCCCAGAATTAGCTGAGCTGTGTGTGGAGTACATTGGGAAGCACTTGACTGTTGGGAATGTCCTCAAGGTGCTACAGTACACTTGGCGTTACTGTCCCTCACAACAGTGCTCCGATCAGAGTCAAGCAAACCTCGACCCCTCGACTGCCCCGTCTGCACCCAGTCTAGAGGCCCTGGAAGGAACCTCCAAGCCAGAAACAAACAGTTATGGTGCCAGTGACCCCAAGCCACACCAACCATCATCGCAGCACACCATCCACAGTATGTCGCAGTTACAAGATATCATGGATGACTCGGAGTTTCAGGATCCAACTGCCTGTTGTAGTGATTTATTCAATGTCTGTCTAGATGTAGTTGACAGAGGAACTCAGTCAGTCCTCAGTACAGAATTCTTAGAGGAACTTGACTCCACTACCTTTCAGCTCATCCTAAAGAGATCCACACTAAATGTGCCCAATGAACTGAAGGTGTTCCAGGCACTGCAACGGTGGTCAACAGCAGAGTGCAAGCGCCGCATGCTCCCCCTCACCCCTGACAACAGAAGAGCTGTGCTTGGCAATCTTTTGTACCATGTACGATTTTTATGTATGAACAATGAGCAACTGCAACAGACTACAAGCCTATTAACTGCAGATGAGTTTAATTATTTAGCTGCTCGCATCTCTGGTCACAACCCAGTGAAAGtgccacccaccctctctccgtaCTTAGTAACAATGTCAACACCTCGCTGCCATAAGCCCTTGGGGTTACTTCAGTCAGGCTCAAGTAGTACAGATggcaagagcaagaaaaagaacagCAGTGGCAAGAAAAAGTACACTAAGAAGGAGCTTGTGTTGGACGTTGTATCTTGTCTGGCAGTTTTGTTTGATTAG